A portion of the Punica granatum isolate Tunisia-2019 chromosome 7, ASM765513v2, whole genome shotgun sequence genome contains these proteins:
- the LOC116212906 gene encoding uncharacterized protein LOC116212906 — MEEKESSRAAPEAIVISSGLTIKIANLSTSSKKKNPTVAAAGSAVSTVEPSPYNSPSLISPPSSAFVSALQSPYISPRALTPKTEDEEEREGGEAAQLPCDERPKGAGSSSGHSDDLPSSSYTPPSDQYEFSDDPNDEKLKFLPYVPVQVPVTDPTGAPPRISFSFPVPRVSFTKGPGPVSPAPAAAANAKLRSCDVFVGFHGQSPNLVRFCKWLKSELELQGIACFVADRTKYSDAQSHEIADRVICSVTFGIVVLANSSFLNPLSMEEVKFFTQKKNLVPIFFDTGASEILSLLSCSSADKDTKEAIERSVKCNEFKVEANEGNWRSCIARAARILRSKLGRTSVAEKDVVEAFEEIPFPRNRYFIGREREMMEIEAALFGCGEGIEQEPAAPGTRGEASGQSEGLADEESESFTTSRGSRFINLEVGSSKCKEPKLEAWVEPVLGRNSFKRSSKSKKSRIGSGVLCINGVPGVGKTELALEFAHRFSQRYKMVLWVGGEARYFRQNILNLSVNLGLDVSADLEKERGRIRSFDEQEMEAFKRVKRELFRDMPYLIIIDNLETEKEWWEGKDLHDLIPRNTGGSHVIITTRLTKVMTFDILPVPPLPVSDLMVLMRGRRMREYPAGEVEVLQKFAEKLGRVSFGMWVVGSMLSELGISPSALYEEVNRVPLEDELTNHHSSMGLNDEQFCKNNPFLMKVLSFCFNVLQQVSGRRNLVTLKMLLAGAWFAPAPVPATLLAAAAKSVPETGNQFEKWSKMLGLSCCLAPKAWKTEEDSAILLVKLGLARRSNRGQGYCVQFHPITQLFARRKDSSPPSASSSLGAKAMVQAVRRMGNPVQNSDHLWASAFLVFGFKSEPPLVQLKPIDAVLYIKRTALPLAIKAFTTFSRCNSALELLKVCTNVLEEVEKSFVSQIQDWCHGSLCWKKSLQGASTRWRVDEYVWQDVTLLKATLLETRAKLLLRGGHFDSGEELCRTCISIRTVMLGHNHAQTLAAQETLAKLVRMRSKI; from the coding sequence ATGGAGGAGAAGGAAAGCAGCAGAGCTGCCCCAGAGGCAATTGTGATTTCCTCTGGCCTGACCATAAAGATTGCAAATCTGTCCACTTCCAGCAAGAAGAAGAACCCAACAGTGGCGGCGGCAGGCAGCGCTGTCTCCACGGTGGAGCCATCACCATACAACTCGCCTTCCTTAATCTCTCCACCGTCCTCGGCCTTTGTCTCGGCCTTGCAGTCTCCTTACATCTCTCCCCGGGCCCTCACCCCGAAAACCGAAGATGAGGAAGAGCGCGAAGGAGGAGAAGCAGCTCAGTTGCCCTGCGATGAGCGCCCGAAGGGCGCAGGCTCGTCGTCCGGCCACTCCGATGACCTCCCCAGCAGCTCCTACACTCCTCCCTCGGACCAGTACGAGTTCTCGGACGACCCGAACGACGAAAAGCTCAAGTTCCTGCCGTACGTGCCGGTCCAGGTCCCCGTCACGGACCCCACGGGGGCCCCGCCGAGGATTTCCTTCTCATTCCCGGTCCCACGGGTCTCATTCACAAAAGGGCCGGGCCCAGTCTCCCCCGCACCAGCCGCCGCCGCGAATGCCAAACTTCGGAGCTGTGATGTCTTCGTCGGGTTCCACGGGCAGAGCCCAAATCTCGTCCGGTTCTGCAAATGGCTGAAGTCGGAGCTTGAGCTTCAGGGCATTGCATGCTTCGTTGCGGATAGGACAAAGTACTCCGATGCGCAGAGCCATGAGATTGCAGACCGCGTCATCTGCTCGGTTACCTTCGGCATTGTTGTTCTTGCCAATTCCAGCTTTCTCAACCCTCTTAGCATGGAGGAGGTTAAGTTCTTCACTCAGAAAAAGAACTTGGTTCCAATCTTCTTCGACACCGGAGCTTCGGAGATCCTCAGCCTTCTTAGCTGTTCCTCTGCCGATAAGGACACGAAGGAGGCCATAGAGAGGTCGGTTAAGTGTAATGAGTTCAAAGTTGAAGCTAATGAGGGCAACTGGAGGAGCTGCATTGCGCGGGCTGCAAGAATTTTGAGGTCAAAGCTTGGGCGAACAAGCGTTGCAGAGAAGGATGTAGTTGAAGCCTTTGAGGAGATCCCTTTTCCGAGGAATCGGTACTTcatagggagagagagggaaatgATGGAGATCGAGGCGGCGCTGTTTGGGTGCGGGGAAGGCATCGAACAAGAACCGGCGGCCCCTGGTACCAGAGGAGAGGCAAGTGGGCAGTCGGAGGGCTTAGCGGACGAGGAGAGCGAGAGTTTCACAACCTCCCGTGGCAGCAGATTCATCAACCTTGAGGTGGGCAGCAGCAAATGTAAAGAACCAAAGCTCGAGGCCTGGGTCGAGCCGGTCTTAGGGAGGAATTCCTTCAAGAGGTCATCCAAGTCCAAGAAATCGAGAATAGGCAGTGGCGTGCTTTGCATAAACGGAGTCCCCGGGGTAGGGAAGACAGAGCTCGCCTTAGAATTCGCACACCGGTTCTCCCAGAGGTACAAGATGGTGTTGTGGGTTGGAGGAGAAGCTCGGTACTTTCGGCAGAATATTTTGAATCTTTCGGTTAATTTGGGATTGGATGTTAGTGCCGATCTGGAGAAGGAAAGAGGGCGGATCAGAAGCTTCGACGAGCAGGAGATGGAGGCATTCAAGCGGGTCAAGAGAGAGCTCTTTAGGGACATGCCGTATCTGATCATCATAGACAACCTCGAGACCGAGAAGGAGTGGTGGGAAGGGAAGGATTTGCACGATCTGATCCCCCGGAATACTGGTGGGTCACACGTGATCATAACGACGCGGCTCACTAAGGTGATGACCTTCGATATATTGCCGGTCCCGCCTCTTCCCGTGTCCGATTTGATGGTCCTGATGAGGGGAAGGAGGATGAGGGAATACCCCGCAGGAGAGGTGGAAGTACTTCAGAAATTTGCTGAGAAATTGGGCAGGGTGAGCTTCGGGATGTGGGTTGTCGGGTCCATGCTCTCGGAGCTAGGGATATCCCCATCTGCTCTCTACGAGGAAGTGAACCGTGTCCCTCTGGAGGACGAGCTCACTAACCATCATTCCTCCATGGGCTTGAACGACGAGCAGTTCTGCAAGAATAACCCGTTCCTGATGAAAGTCCTGAGCTTCTGCTTCAATGTGTTGCAGCAAGTGAGCGGGCGGAGGAACCTTGTCACACTGAAAATGCTGCTTGCTGGAGCTTGGTTCGCTCCAGCGCCCGTTCCAGCGACTCTGCTCGCCGCAGCAGCAAAGAGTGTGCCTGAGACTGGGAACCAGTTTGAAAAGTGGTCGAAGATGCTTGGTTTAAGCTGCTGCTTGGCCCCGAAAGCTTGGAAGACCGAGGAGGACTCGGCAATCCTCCTAGTGAAGCTCGGGCTTGCACGCAGATCGAACCGGGGCCAGGGCTACTGCGTCCAATTTCACCCAATCACTCAGCTCTTTGCAAGGAGAAAGGACAGTTCTCCTCCTTCAGCGTCTTCCTCGCTTGGGGCGAAGGCAATGGTTCAGGCAGTTAGGAGAATGGGCAACCCTGTCCAGAACTCAGACCACCTCTGGGCCTCTGCATTCCTTGTCTTCGGGTTCAAGTCAGAGCCGCCATTGGTCCAGCTCAAGCCCATTGATGCGGTATTGTACATCAAGAGAACGGCCCTGCCCCTCGCGATAAAGGCGTTCACGACCTTCTCAAGGTGCAACTCTGCGCTTGAACTATTAAAGGTCTGCACAAACGTGCTCGAGGAGGTGGAGAAGTCGTTCGTGTCCCAGATACAGGACTGGTGCCATGGGTCGCTGTGCTGGAAGAAGTCACTGCAGGGCGCGAGCACTCGCTGGAGGGTGGACGAGTACGTGTGGCAGGACGTGACCCTGCTCAAGGCAACGCTTCTTGAGACGAGGGCGAAACTGCTACTAAGGGGAGGGCACTTCGACAGCGGGGAGGAGCTCTGCAGGACCTGCATCAGCATCAGGACCGTGATGCTCGGGCATAACCATGCCCAGACATTGGCTGCTCAGGAAACTCTCGCAAAGCTCGTGAGGATGAGAAGCAAAAtatga